AATACTTCAATTTGACGTAACTTGTCGAAGTAGAAGTCTCGCTCTTTTTCTAAGGATTCCTTATCCATTTTAACCTCCATAATCTGGTAAAATGAAACACTATTACTCAaagcaataatatatatatgaccCGATTTATTCTAGTTGTTTTAAATTCCTAGGGAAAGTTGGTCGTCAATATGCATTTTGGCCTCGGTTTGGATTCGTTTTGATGCTCTCGAAAGATTAATCAATTCGTTCACTTTGAACTAGGTTCtggattttaaaacattttgatttagAGCATTACTGAAGAGAATTAACTTTTTAAATACGCATTTGGTGTAGTAAAATTGATATCGTTAATGTTCACTACGACATATCTACGGGTGGACTGTTAGAGTCTAAGGGTACACTAGTAAGCAGCCCGGTagcaagtctttttttttttaatattggcaTCATTGtagaccgttctttgacctataatgcaAATACCTTCAtaagttgtgacttggatggagagttggcacataccacatcttcttatatctatcaacaTTATTTCAAATCAAGAAAcgtatctgataaaaaaaatctctaaTTCGTTGTCGTTATTCTTaaagttcttttaatttctttaaatttgttaGTTTATTCTGTGGAACTCTAGTTGCAAGTTGTCATTAGCACTTTGAAtcgtaccacatctctttatttgttcttcagttattttttgttttgaattaacTAATGCATACCTGCTGCCTAAGTTCTTCAAGTTCTACATCTAATTCACTACTAGGTCGACCTCCAGATTCCACTCGATAAGTGGATGTTGATGAGGCTGAGCTCTTGTTTGAGTTTCTTGctacaatatttcaaataattccttTAGAAGACCATGTATAGGGGTATTTTCGAGATATTTCTTTAGAATAATTATGACAAAACTACGTCTGCAgcagtttattttgtttttttccaatACTAGTACATTATTTGCGTATGATGACCCAATGTCATGGAAAAAAGATAGTTCTTCATGAAGCTGACCATTCATAATACACCATACTATTTTGTCAATACTACTGCTTGCCATAATTTGAACAGATTGGCATTTGTGactttgttgtttttattgtcGATTTAAAACGATTTCAGTTAAACAATAAAGGCCGTACATGAAATTAACACTTAAATATAAATTTCGTGGGACCAGAGCGCTGTTCAGACTTTATCATCTCTTGGACCACTCACACCAAAAGAAATGAAACccatggatgtataagtacgcagaaaattcatgaaaaaaggctacaaaacctttgaatagacttattaagaagggatataattacgatactgttgtcaagtcattaaagattgcatattttggcgttaatattgagtcactgatataaggtctttgcatcggaactaaacacatttattctaaaaacagttgttggcatgacacgggttatgttcttctcatatatgttatgatggtatgatactaaacccctaacgggaaggattgtgcctgatgttcatatgatgaaatcataatctttcagtcagtttaattgaagtctggggctggcatgtcagttaactgctagtagtctgttgttatttatgtattattgtcattttgtttattttctttggttacatcttgtgacatcagactcggacttctcttgaactgaattttaatgtgcgtattgttatgcgtttccttttctacattggttagaggtatagggggagggttgagatctcacaaacatgtttaaccccgccgcatttttgcgcctgtcccaagtcagaagcctttggcctttgttagtcttgtattattttaattttagtttcttgtgtacaatttggaaattagtatggcgttcattatcactggactagtatatatttgtttaggggccagctgaaggacgcctccgggtgcgggaatttctcgatacattgaagacctgttggtgaccctctgctgttgttttttatttggtcgggttgttgtctctttgacacattccccatttccattctcaattttacataaaagAATTCATCTTAGTTCCACTTTGTTGGGCATATAAATGTGATAGTAGTATGATAATTAAGTATTTTGATGTGTcattatatatcatatagtttAACATGTACACATACTCGTTCTAcattaaaagttaataaaaatacaacatttgCTTCTTATAATATTAagagttaataaaaaatacaacatttGCTTCTTATAATATTAagagttaataaaaaatacaacatttGCTTCTTATAATATTAAGAGTTaataaaaatacaacattttcttcTTATTAAGAGAgcgggtaggaggggtcctgatcccgaaatcccgggcttaaaaacaggAAATTCCGAGGTCCCGTATGtaccgacatcccgaaattcaaaaaaagaattcccggatcccgaaaaggTCAATCCCAAAATCCCAGAGTCCGGATAAAGGTCCTACATGTATCCCCTTCTATTATAAGAGGTGTTGGCATAGTTTTAAAATTCTAATGTAAATAACAAGTCTGCTCTGTTAGCTTAAATTCTAGTAGTATAAATTACATATGTAATACAATTTACgttatacttttatattatttttgtaaaatgattataAATGTACTATTTAAGAAATAGTTCCTTCATGTCATGCgttatgctcattttaacatgggtaggcataatatttgtcgatattttacactgagcgtgagggggtgtaaaatgtggtcaaatataatgcctaccaatgttaaaatgagcatagagcatggcatgaaggaattatttcgattctaataggacaaatacagaatgtttataggtcgaagcgtacgaaaataccgtaaaaatgtttggcttttCCCGTTTCCTCCCCGAGGAGTCAGTGCATTACATTTcgtatttgataagtttaaaaactacgagcaggataaatacatgttgttttataaaaatatatatataataaaagtttattttagctGCTTAAATGTACATATTTAAAAGGATAAtgatggaaataacgttaatatacACAGTAAGTTCTTGCATGCGCATGTGTCatacatattttgtgctcatttaaacacggctttgtttacaaagcgtaataaggacgtcatattagaattcgAAATTGCTTAATGAACTCTTACTTTGCTGAGCTAACTCCCTTTGGTGTTCTGTTTCCTCTAAAAAGTACTTACATGATCTCTTTGATCGTCTGGCAATGACAGACTGTGGTCTATCTTGTGGTTGGCTGTACTTCATACCTCTACAGTTTGCATCAAAGTACAATTTGAACCATTGAACAAATTCAAAATTATCTTGAAACCTTCCCTTTACCAAGCGCTCGACTGGAATTATCTAAGTACAAAGTAAATTAAATTAATTCCTAGGGTGCAATGCTAAGTATGTATAAATGGTTAAGGAATTATAGACATCGGGTACATACTTGAAATTAGAATAATCATTTAaagcttaaaaatgaaaatgttgatTGAATAATACATATTGTGCTATTAAACACTTCCATTCTTCAAGTTATGAAATATACATTATACTGAGCAATTCAAGCTGCTGTTTAACCTAAAATTAATTAtaaggataaaattgagaatgtaaatgggggaaatttcaaagagacaacaacccgaccatagagcagaaacaCCAATGAGCTTACCTTGTCTGTTCCAGTTTTATTGAAGGCATTCTGTAGAattttgaagttatttataaattCATGCTCTAGTTTGGTCTGTATTTTGACTCTTTGAAGTGGTACTTTACCTATATTACAAGTatgtaaaaataatatgaaaaaatagaaaatatattattcaaCATTTTTGATGACTGTCAGTTTTGACCAACTTAATCAGTGCATGCCTCGATCTATAATATTGATCTAAGTGACTTATCTGGTTTtgactttaaatttttaaaaaacagCTGTCGTTTAGTGACTTGCGTTACTCTGCCAACCTTTATTCACacctttaatttaatttttttagactGACAGATTCTGTTTTATCAACAAAAAAtacgttttataatatttaagctGCAGTtactagtac
This sequence is a window from Mytilus edulis chromosome 1, xbMytEdul2.2, whole genome shotgun sequence. Protein-coding genes within it:
- the LOC139513493 gene encoding microtubule-associated protein RP/EB family member 3-like, with the translated sequence MTAINVRLTNNHNSHNLSRNDIIHWINSILNTNYNKIEELSTGAAYCQAVDILFPGKVPLQRVKIQTKLEHEFINNFKILQNAFNKTGTDKIIPVERLVKGRFQDNFEFVQWFKLYFDANCRGMKYSQPQDRPQSVIARRSKRSSRNSNKSSASSTSTYRVESGGRPSSELDVELEELRQQIMEVKMDKESLEKERDFYFDKLRQIEVLCQSEDYEDEPMSKHVMDVLCAYEDGFEPPVEEYEEY